From Arachis stenosperma cultivar V10309 chromosome 2, arast.V10309.gnm1.PFL2, whole genome shotgun sequence, one genomic window encodes:
- the LOC130961366 gene encoding uncharacterized protein LOC130961366: MEPALGKPGFFRNVMVRLLVFGVFVVIVRFAYVITVAGESCTVGDFCFFSIPQRVNLAVAGAGSGRGPLAARTIAVSSGETSKEWIGAVRFYSSVFQDLMAGGYLSPESKSLCVESPAGQDVVALREIGVVDAVGIAKKPSKPLVKSGEGKRIPFGEDSFDFIFSAAGGIERSSAPVEFAGEVGRTLRPGGIAVFHVKANDTYSFNSFVDLFNCCKVEKSHDIEGFDSSMPHIREIVLRKEGARVSSDPKSGSSSNGKCYVPGYKQELVNHAEPLIEEEPLKPWITLKRNVKNIKYLPSMVDISFKNRYVYVDVGARSYGSSIGSWFRKQYPKQNKTFHVYAIEADKHFHKEYELKKAITLLPYAAWVKNETLTFEINGDPGDKEKVAAAKGRGMGRIQPVKNPGGFDGGEVERIQGFDFADWLKNTVSENDFVVMKMDVEGTEFDLIPRLFETGAICLVDEIFLECHYNRWQRCCPGQRSPKYEKTYDQCLQLFTSLRQSGVLVHQWW, translated from the coding sequence ATGGAACCTGCCTTAGGGAAACCGGGCTTCTTCCGGAACGTAATGGTACGGTTACTAGTCTTCGGTGTTTTTGTTGTCATTGTACGTTTCGCTTACGTCATTACTGTCGCCGGAGAATCCTGCACCGTCGGCGATTTCTGCTTCTTCTCTATCCCGCAGAGAGTTAACCTCGCCGTCGCCGGCGCCGGATCCGGCAGAGGCCCCCTCGCCGCACGCACCATCGCCGTATCTTCTGGCGAAACTAGCAAGGAGTGGATCGGCGCCGTGCGGTTCTACTCCTCGGTGTTCCAGGACCTCATGGCCGGAGGTTACCTCTCTCCGGAGTCGAAGTCGCTCTGCGTGGAATCTCCGGCTGGACAAGACGTCGTGGCGCTGAGGGAGATCGGCGTCGTTGACGCCGTCGGAATTGCGAAAAAACCGTCGAAGCCGCTGGTGAAGTCCGGCGAGGGTAAGCGGATTCCGTTTGGCGAGGATTCGTTCGATTTCATCTTCTCCGCCGCCGGAGGGATTGAGCGGTCATCGGCGCCGGTTGAGTTCGCGGGGGAGGTCGGCCGGACGCTGCGACCGGGAGGTATTGCTGTTTTCCATGTAAAGGCGAACGATACTTACAGCTTCAATTCATTTGTCGATTTATTCAATTGTTGCAAAGTAGAAAAATCTCATGATATAGAAGGGTTTGATTCATCAATGCCTCACATTAGAGAAATTGTTCTGAGAAAAGAAGGTGCTAGGGTTAGTTCTGATCCCAAATCAGGTTCCAGTTCTAATGGAAAATGCTATGTTCCTGGGTACAAGCAAGAATTGGTTAACCATGCTGAGCCTTTGATTGAAGAGGAACCATTGAAACCATGGATCACTCTCAAGAGGAATGTGAAGAACATAAAGTACCTTCCTTCCATGGTTGATATTAGTTTCAAGAATAGGTATGTGTATGTTGATGTTGGAGCTAGAAGCTATGGCTCTAGCATTGGGAGCTGGTTTAGAAAGCAGTATCCGAAACAGAACAAGACCTTCCATGTGTATGCAATTGAAGCAGATAAGCATTTTCACAAGGAGTATGAGTTGAAGAAAGCGATCACATTGCTTCCATATGCTGCTTGGGTGAAGAATGAGACCTTGACATTTGAGATTAATGGCGATCCTGGCGACAAGGAGAAGGTTGCAGCTGCGAAAGGAAGAGGGATGGGAAGGATTCAACCGGTGAAGAATCCCGGTGGGTTCGATGGTGGTGAGGTTGAGAGGATTCAAGGCTTTGATTTTGCCGATTGGCTAAAGAACACGGTTTCGGAGAATGATTTTGTTGTTATGAAGATGGATGTTGAGGGTACTGAGTTTGATCTTATTCCAAGGTTGTTTGAAACCGGTGCGATATGTTTGGTTGATGAGATTTTTCTTGAGTGCCATTACAATAGGTGGCAGAGGTGTTGCCCTGGACAGAGGAGTCCAAAGTATGAGAAAACATATGATCAATGCTTGCAGCTATTCACTTCTCTTAGACAAAGTGGTGTTCTTGTTCATCAATGGTGGTAA